The segment GCGGAAGCGCTCGACGACGGTGCCGGGCTCATCGCCGTCGGGCTCGGAGCGCTTGAACTCGATGCCGCCGGGCTGGATGCAGTAGGACTGGGACTGGCGGCGCTTGAGGACGTGGAGGACGCGCCGGGGCTTCCTCCGCAGGCAGCCAGGGCGATGGCCAGAGCAAGGACGCCGAGACCGGTGCTGAGTTGTTTCTTCATGGGGTGCTCTCCTTTGCTGCGCCGGCCATGGACGTGCCGGAAACTAACCCCTACGACGCTGCGGGGTGAAGAATGGTTCACGGGGCTGAACCTTTTTCGTGGCGGGCACGTCGTATCGCAGGAGAAGGGGAAGCTGAAGCACACAGGAGGCGCCAATGCCGCTCGACGAGGACGTGGTGGCCGCAATCTACCGCGACCACGGCACAGCCTTGCGCCGCTTCGTGCTGAGCTGCACGCCCGACGCGCACTTGGCTGACGACGTGGTGCAGGAAACCATCCTCCGCGTGTGGCAGCACGCCCCGCAGATCACCGGGAGCCTGCGCAGCTACCTTTTCCGTACAGCCCGAAACGTCATCATCGACAACTACCGCAAGGCCCAGCGGCGCCCGGCCGAAGCCTCCGAACGCGACATGGCGGATCCGGAAGAAGCCACCGAACGCGTAGACGAGCTCCTCAACAGGGTCCTCATGGAAGAAGCGCTCCTGCGGCTCAGCACCGAACACCGGGAGGTCCTGGTAGCACTACACTACGAACGTTTCACGGTCAACGAAGCCGCACTCAGGCTCAACATCCCCAGCGGAACCGTGAAGTCGCGGGCCTTCTACGCCGTCAGGGCGCTTCGCACGATTCTGGATGAAATGG is part of the Arthrobacter methylotrophus genome and harbors:
- a CDS encoding sigma-70 family RNA polymerase sigma factor — its product is MPLDEDVVAAIYRDHGTALRRFVLSCTPDAHLADDVVQETILRVWQHAPQITGSLRSYLFRTARNVIIDNYRKAQRRPAEASERDMADPEEATERVDELLNRVLMEEALLRLSTEHREVLVALHYERFTVNEAALRLNIPSGTVKSRAFYAVRALRTILDEMGVQR